The following proteins come from a genomic window of Theileria equi strain WA chromosome 2 map unlocalized gcontig_1105316255037, whole genome shotgun sequence:
- a CDS encoding hypothetical protein (encoded by transcript BEWA_041080A) translates to MTQQEVTIEFKYNHNANGGDHTYQASTIGGNNVKITVRKSEEPSGSDFYRYTHTLQNGGSFTLKTVLDDSGKKINIPEPKGVSELRKINLEKVTSVSAYCWNGNPTKVLIIGITTTDRGTTYYGNRKSADGNNEWTRLHGGSRPNLINGDIERTLDDLVCEHHGAVTIDLSKGTSMSGNKPYCCRCDGHNNTKISLSSGKVPAVPTVEYYKHTINSGQLARIRYYFDGVGTDPRKTNDPDKRRRIKSPELGFPTLSVQAVYAFYCGGNPVLIYIEGNGDGGTNSWYKKPTSNGNTDEQWTKVQDLKDITPDNITECEQYNKLAAELSCARTVPCPLPQSPPPPLAPSSNIDSGASGPHPAQQKAESAPHTPTASEDEALAANPPQTEETPKTAKSIGLLLTGSSALAGYVVPSVFGGSGAVGLAGYHLYKNSRDPWVRQI, encoded by the coding sequence ATGACTCAACAAGAAGTAACCATCGAGTTCAAATATAATCACAATGCAAATGGTGGAGATCATACGTACCAAGCAAGTACTATCGGTGGTAATAACGTTAAAATTACCGTGAGaaaatctgaagaacctaGTGGATCTGACTTCTACAGGTATACTCATACTCTGCAGAATGGAGGAAGTTTTACACTAAAGACAGTACTGGATGATAGTGGTAAAAAAATTAATATTCCTGAACCTAAAGGTGTTTCAGAACTCCGAAAGATTAATCTTGAAAAGGTAACTTCAGTTTCCGCCTATTGCTGGAATGGAAATCCTACTAAGGTTCTCATAATAGGGATTACTACCACTGATAGAGGAACTACCTATTATGGGAATAGAAAGAGTGCTGATGGTAATAATGAGTGGACCAGACTTCATGGAGGTTCTAGACCTAATCTCATAAATGGTGACATTGAAAGAACACTAGATGATCTGGTTTGTGAACATCATGGTGCTGTTACCATAGATCTTAGCAAGGGTACATCCATGAGTGGTAATAAGCCATATTGTTGCCGTTGTGATGGTCATAATAATACCAAGATCTCTCTTTCTTCTGGGAAAGTTCCAGCTGTCCCTACTGTTGAGTACTACAAGCACACCATTAATAGTGGACAGCTTGCAAGGATAAGGTACTACTTTGACGGTGTAGGTACTGATCCCAGGAAGACTAATGACCCCGATAaaagaagacgtataaagtCCCCTGAGCTAGGCTTCCCAACATTAAGCGTACAAGCTGTTTATGCATTCTATTGCGGAGGAAATCCAGTATTGATATATATCGAAGGTAATGGAGACGGTGGAACAAACAGCTGGTACAAGAAGCCTACTAGTAATGGTAATACAGATGAACAGTGGACAAAAGTACAGGATCTCAAAGACATAACACCTGATAATATTACAGAATGTGAGCAATATAACAAACTTGCGGCAGAACTAAGTTGTGCAAGAACTGTACCATGTCCTCTTCCTCAATCACCACCTCCTCCTCTTGCTCCATCATCTAACATAGATTCTGGTGCTAGTGGTCCTCACCCTGCTCAACAAAAAGCTGAATCTGCTCCTCATACTCCTACTGcttctgaagatgaagctCTTGCTGCTAATCCTCCTCAAACTGAAGAAACTCCTAAAACTGCAAAATCTATTGGACTTCTTCTTACTGGTAGCTCTGCACTAGCTGGATATGTCGTCCCTTctgtttttggtggaagTGGCGCAGTTGGTCTGGCAGgttatcatttatataagaaTTCTagagatccttgggttagacagatttaa
- a CDS encoding conserved hypothetical protein (encoded by transcript BEWA_041090A), whose amino-acid sequence MELKEVFDSYSQKKNVLESRMYIKMFRDAKMLNSKLTTTSLDLVFIKYKPKSLNGLDYTQFCQSLEDIAFILDITKNEIINKLKELNGPVFTGTTAIPTRFHDYKASYTGVHIHGGPSVVDSNGLNRL is encoded by the exons ATGGAGCTCAAGGAAGTGTTTGATAGTTATAGccaaaagaagaatgtttTAGAGAGTAGAATGTatattaaaatgtttagaGACGCTAAAATGCTAAATTCTAAACTAACCACGACATCACTTGACCTGGTATTTATAAAGTATAAACCAAAG TCATTAAACGGGTTGGATTATACGCAATTTTGTCAGTCCCTTGAAGATATTGCATTTATATTAGATATTACGAAGAATGAGATTATTAACAAATTAAAGGAGTTAAATGGGCCCGTATTTACTGGAACAACGGCGATTCCAACCAGATTTCACGATTATAAGGCATCATACACTGGTGTTCATATTCATGGTGGGCCATCGGTCGTGGATTCCAATGGGCTCAATAGATTATAA
- a CDS encoding ATP synthase delta chain, putative (encoded by transcript BEWA_041100A), translating into MAMVNPTLRGLVARSRAIFPIYQSTFLFSTASGKGKSGGKGKSVGSHSKGQEPPALLEGCGIMGSYANALFLTSKTAGKLNEVMNDLKFLSQSLQTCEDFGIFITTPGLSSAQKISFLKEHTEGLTGSKMQSETLNCLEMLFEQKRSGGIQQLAKHFETLYLSANGQIKCTVQSANDLSSDHKKKIVSGLKDRLGESKEPIIEYKVNPSLLGGLVVHIGDQVVDASIANKLERIQSQLMSRY; encoded by the coding sequence ATGGCAATGGTAAATCCTACACTGAGAGGTCTCGTCGCTAGGTCAAGGGCGATATTTCCCATTTACCAGTCGACATTTCTGTTCAGCACCGCATCTGGCAAGGGCAAGTCTGGAGGGAAAGGGAAGTCAGTGGGCTCGCACTCAAAGGGCCAGGAGCCTCCGGCACTACTCGAAGGATGCGGTATCATGGGATCCTACGCAAACGCGCTCTTCCTAACAAGTAAAACCGCTGGAAAACTGAATGAGGTTATGAAcgatttaaaatttctgTCACAATCACTGCAAACATGCGAAGACTTTGGCATCTTCATCACAACACCGGGACTAAGTTCCGCTCAAAAAATCAGCTTTTTAAAGGAGCATACAGAGGGACTCACAGGGTCAAAGATGCAATCAGAAACCCTAAACTGCCTGGAGATGTTATTCGAGCAAAAGAGATCCGGAGGTATACAGCAACTTGCCAAGCACTTTGAAACGCTTTATCTAAGTGCCAACGGTCAAATCAAATGCACAGTTCAGTCAGCAAATGATCTCTCTAGTGATcacaagaagaagatagTTAGTGGACTCAAGGATAGGCTAGGAGAGTCAAAAGAACCCATTATAGAATATAAAGTCAACCCAAGTCTACTCGGAGGACTAGTCGTACATATAGGTGATCAAGTTGTGGATGCATCGATTGCAAACAAGTTGGAACGAATCCAATCGCAACTCATGTCCAGATattaa
- a CDS encoding hypothetical protein (encoded by transcript BEWA_041070A), translated as MVRWWIFGYDWTRYVTVDIAKDLDSKGVQITGNWRDKQYGTHYYKDGNSTVYLQESPFNSLSLQGYCRFVHTLQPDTHTYRYLLKEVQYNGTPQSIPESIESTHSVTVVYLCHDKGRKIPLMICLLKYPGYSRYLRHYIHYYVREDGLFSDKWIRDSKVTTYGKVLTEKLKEIVGRCNYPSILNAEKASGSYCIDGGDAKGFKHYSIPKFSVKKSENDPVQGYVKYTHVLGSRYKFRIFSTIHKNEYQKFTDKDFYKRGPFEEASFYYWEGDKTYQNPLLLELGCKSTSYKSYYILEKDTWINITVFKSIFDGKVLVDVLDAENCKKNHAVVLDISQTYENNFLRFDYPCYTNITVTRHNGGSAYDGYHHSLKGGHKIGRFAYGLDSATLNPLEFPLTDTSVFVFHCCNCEDKKLSLIYLKNTNKLYKNSKEKPYEWNIHNETITSEDDKDRIEKILKEDATASTNTTSSSAKEEDTVNGVEKDDVPAFEDESNPNGHNPNLWHLLWLVPIIILIILLILYCYYYYLRDPWVRQI; from the coding sequence ATGGTTAGATGGTGGATTTTTGGTTATGATTGGACGCGATATGTAACTGTAGACATTGCCAAAGATTTGGATTCTAAAGGTGTACAAATAACTGGGAATTGGAGGGACAAACAATATGGAACACACTACTACAAAGATGGGAATAGTACAGTTTATCTCCAGGAAAGCCCGTTTAATAGTCTCTCCCTTCAAGGGTACTGTAGATTTGTTCACACCCTTCAACCAGATACGCATACTTATCGCTATTTGTTAAAGGAAGTACAGTATAATGGTACTCCACAGAGTATACCTGAAAGTATAGAATCCACTCATTCTGTAACGGTTGTCTATCTCTGCCATGATAAAGGGAGGAAGATACCTCTTATGATTTGTCTACTAAAATACCCAGGATATTCTAGGTATTTAAGGCATTATATACACTATTATGTAAGAGAAGATGGATTATTTTCAGATAAATGGATACGTGATAGTAAAGTAACTACTTACGGTAAAGTTCTCACTGAGAAACTTAAAGAAATTGTTGGACGGTGCAACTATCCATCTATTTTAAATGCTGAAAAGGCCAGTGGATCATATTGTATAGACGGGGGAGATGCAAAAGGCTTTAAACACTATAGCATTCCCAAATTTTCCGTTAAAAAGTCTGAAAATGATCCTGTTCAGGGatatgtaaaatatactcatGTGCTTGGTAGTAGATATAAATTCAGGATTTTTTCTACAATTCATAAAAATGAATACCAGAAATTCACTGATAAAGATTTTTATAAAAGAGGACCATTTGAAGAAGCTTCTTTTTACTACTGGGAGGGAGACAAAACTTATCAGAATCCTCTCCTTCTGGAGTTAGGATGCAAATCTACAAGCTATAAATCTTACTATATACTTGAAAAGGATACATGGATAAATATTACTGTATTTAAAAGTATTTTTGATGGAAAGGTACTTGTTGATGTGCTTGACGCTGAAAACTGTAAGAAAAATCATGCGGTCGTTTTAGATATATCTCAGACGTACGAAAACAACTTCTTGCGATTTGACTATCCATGCTATACAAATATAACTGTTACAAGACATAATGGAGGCTCAGCTTATGATGGATATCATCACAGCTTAAAAGGAGGGCATAAGATTGGAAGGTTCGCATACGGTTTGGATTCTGCAACATTAAATCCTCTAGAGTTTCCACTGACAGATACCTCAGTTTTTGTATTTCATTGCTGTAATTGTGAAGATAAGAAATTATCCCTCATCTACCTTAAAAATACTAATAAGTTGTACAAAAATAGTAAAGAAAAGCCCTACGAATGGAATATACACAATGAAACAATAACCAGTGAGgatgataaggatagaATTGAAAAGATACTAAAAGAGGACGCTACTGCTAGTACTAATACCACCAGTTCATCTGCCAAGGAGGAAGACACGGTAAATGGAGTGGAAAAGGACGATGTACCAGCATTTGAGGATGAATCTAATCCCAATGGACACAATCCAAACCTATGGCATTTGTTATGGTTAGTACCAATTATTATTTTAATCATTTTATTGATTTTATACTGTTATTATTATTATCTGCGTGATCCATGGGTCCGTCAGATATAG
- a CDS encoding conserved hypothetical protein (encoded by transcript BEWA_041060A), whose product MGDQRLQKGAMFMAGLTLLQSLLVALTGAKFALDRFKIPQQNASSFINMVHNPMELATFTGIFIINALTWTSCFKNYVKAFTAIFTNVTLCYSFILLLYAFTSGGEQGDLTFYYWTIVFVSFIYGLNVACVMNVGSADAALFNVGIPLSGIQVSVYYYVFTKLAERYQWSNVSYWIIFWQLIIAIVISLASAIVWAAAYAYRNPDAPEDADNGSSPGPAVTSPIFMGMVGMGGIYAFYPAIAPYKLTDVGTGYTIDLVVLFASAVPGIAIAILCLWKIGPDQKWDEKGNTGWHYTWFLAFPHITAMILCFVTLHYPGSRVVSSIKSSGLKVGIITVTLKFCEEGLKAVSYAGGGAYGGTISAVNAFLSQGLMIVLAFTGYGYLKTYSKYEHDRSKWNEIRWDIFNLRLASLSDNSRLQLLKDRLVDASGNSDVFDKKTSYTSEEMALSLFSRHRLKMRK is encoded by the coding sequence ATGGGAGATCAGAGGCTTCAGAAaggcgccatgtttatggcagggcTGACTCTTTTGCAGTCTCTCCTTGTGgctttaactggagcaaagtttgcacttgacagatttaaaattcctcagcaGAATgccagttcgttcattaacatggtccataatcctatggaactggcaacgtttactggcatttttattataaatgcTCTAACATGGACGTCCTGCTTCAAGAATTATGTGAAGGCCTTTACTGCCATATTTACTAATGTTACACTATGCTACTCCTTCATTTTACTCCTATATGCATTTACATCTGGAGGAGAACAAGGAGATCTTACCTTCTATTACTGGACTATCGTCTTCGTCTCATTTATTTATGGGCTTAATGTGGCATGTGTAATGAATGTTGGAAGTGCGGATGCCGCCCTTTTCAATGTAGGAATTCCTCTCTCTGGCATTCAAGTTTCTGTCTACTACTATGTCTTCACTAAACTTGCTGAGAGGTATCAGTGGTCAAATGTAAGTTACTGGATCATATTCTGGCAACTTATTATAGCAATAGTGATATCACTCGCCTCTGCCATAGTGTGGGCAGCTGCATATGCCTATAGAAATCCTGATGCTCCTGAAGATGCTGATAATGGTTCTTCTCCTGGTCCTGCCGTTACATCTCCAATTTTCATGGGAATGGTGGGTATGGGTGGCATCTATGCTTTCTATCCTGCTATTGCCCCTTATAAGCTGACTGACGTTGGCACTGGTTACACTATTGATCTTGTTGTCTTATTCGCTAGCGCTGTTCCTGGCATTGCTATTGCCATCTTATGCCTATGGAAGATTGGTCCAGACCAAAAGTGGGATGAGAAAGGTAATACTGGATGGCATTACACTTGGTTCTTAGCATTTCCACATATTACTGCCATGATCTTGTGTTTTGTTACACTTCACTACCCTGGTAGTAGAGTGGTGAGTTCCATAAAGAGTAGTGGTTTAAAGGTTGGGATTATTACCGTGAcattaaagttttgtgaagAAGGACTCAAGGCAGTATCATATGCCGGAGGTGGTGCATATGGAGGTACTATTTCGGCTGTTAATGCCTTCTtatcccaaggtttaatgatcGTCTTAGCCTTTACCGGATACGGTTATTTGAAGACttactccaagtatgaaCATGACCGGAGtaaatggaatgagattAGATGGGATATATTTAATCTCAGACTGGCCTCTTTGAGCGACAACTCACGTTTACAATTGCTAAAGGACAGACTTGTGGATGCTTCTGGAAATTCTGATGtatttgataaaaagacTTCTTATACCTCAGAAGAAATGGCACTCTCGTTGTTTTCAAGACATCGTTTAAAAATGCGcaaataa